One segment of Gammaproteobacteria bacterium DNA contains the following:
- the clpA gene encoding ATP-dependent Clp protease ATP-binding subunit ClpA gives MLSKDLEFSINLAFREARDRRHEFMTVEHLLLSLLDNPAAVEVLRACGANLDKLKRDLQIFIRENTPLLALDDPRETQPTLGFQRVLQRAVLHVQSSGNKEVTGANVLVAIFGEQESQAVFLLKQQEISRLDVVNYISHGISKVAEERDSTATAPEESGDNQQNAKPLETYASNLNELARQGRIDPLIGRREEIERTIQILCRRRKNNPLFVGEAGVGKTAIAEGLAKMIVDGEVPDVLRHATIYALDLGALVAGTKYRGDFEKRLKSVLAQLRKERNAILFIDEIHTIIGAGAASGGVMDASNLIKPMLASGDMKCIGSTTYQEYRGIFEKDRALARRFQKIDVMEPTIEETYQILRGLKTRFEDHHDVKYADKALRAAVELSSRYINDRHLPDKAIDVIDEAGASQRLLPVAKRKKLINVTDIETIIAKIARIPPKTVSSSDKDTLRNLERDLKLVVFGQDQAIDTLANAIKMARAGLGNEQRPIGNFLFAGPTGVGKTEVTRQLAKIMGIELIRFDMSEYMERHAVSRLIGAPPGYVGFDQGGLMTDAILKHPHSVLLLDEIEKAHPDVFNLLLQVMDHGTLTDNNGRKADFRNVIIVMTTNAGAELMDRPSIGFTSQDHSSDGMEAIKRMFSPEFRNRLDAVVQFKALTPVTIAQVVDKFLIELEAQLESKKVTLEVDAEGRVWLAERGYDPKMGARPMSRIIQENIKRCLAEELLFGRLVNGGHVVVTVRNGELEVEIAEEEAIP, from the coding sequence ATGTTAAGCAAGGATTTGGAGTTCTCGATTAACCTCGCGTTCCGCGAGGCAAGGGACCGGCGTCATGAATTCATGACCGTGGAGCATTTATTGTTGTCCCTGCTGGACAACCCGGCGGCAGTGGAAGTCTTGCGGGCCTGCGGAGCCAATCTGGATAAACTGAAACGCGACTTGCAGATTTTCATTCGCGAAAACACGCCATTGCTGGCGCTGGATGACCCGCGCGAAACGCAGCCTACGCTCGGTTTCCAGCGCGTATTGCAGCGGGCGGTGCTGCACGTCCAGTCCTCCGGTAATAAGGAAGTCACCGGCGCTAATGTGCTGGTCGCCATTTTCGGCGAGCAGGAATCGCAGGCGGTGTTTCTCCTCAAGCAACAGGAAATCAGCCGGCTGGATGTCGTCAACTACATTTCGCATGGCATTTCCAAAGTCGCCGAGGAGCGGGATTCCACGGCCACCGCGCCGGAAGAGAGTGGCGACAATCAGCAAAACGCCAAGCCTTTGGAAACCTACGCCAGCAACCTCAATGAACTAGCCCGTCAGGGGCGTATCGACCCCTTGATCGGTCGCCGCGAGGAAATCGAACGCACCATTCAGATTCTCTGCCGCCGGCGCAAGAACAACCCATTGTTCGTCGGCGAAGCCGGGGTCGGTAAAACCGCCATCGCCGAGGGTCTGGCCAAGATGATCGTTGATGGCGAAGTGCCAGACGTGCTGCGTCACGCTACAATTTACGCCCTTGACCTGGGCGCGCTGGTGGCGGGCACCAAATATCGCGGTGACTTCGAAAAGCGGCTGAAATCGGTGCTGGCGCAACTGCGCAAAGAGCGCAACGCCATTCTGTTCATTGACGAAATTCACACTATCATCGGCGCGGGCGCAGCTTCCGGCGGAGTGATGGATGCCTCTAATCTGATTAAACCGATGTTGGCTTCGGGCGACATGAAATGCATCGGTTCGACGACCTATCAGGAATATCGGGGTATTTTCGAGAAGGATCGGGCGCTAGCGCGGCGCTTTCAGAAGATCGATGTCATGGAGCCGACGATCGAAGAGACCTATCAGATTCTGCGCGGTCTCAAAACGCGCTTTGAGGATCATCACGATGTTAAATACGCTGACAAGGCGCTGCGCGCAGCGGTAGAACTGTCATCCCGCTACATCAACGACCGCCATTTGCCAGACAAGGCGATTGACGTTATCGATGAAGCCGGCGCCAGCCAGCGCTTGCTGCCGGTCGCCAAACGCAAGAAGCTGATTAACGTCACCGACATCGAGACCATCATTGCCAAAATTGCCCGCATTCCGCCCAAGACGGTGTCATCGTCAGACAAAGACACGCTGCGCAATCTGGAGCGGGATCTGAAACTGGTGGTGTTTGGCCAGGATCAAGCGATCGACACCTTAGCCAACGCCATCAAGATGGCGCGGGCTGGTTTGGGCAATGAGCAGAGGCCAATTGGCAACTTCCTGTTCGCTGGGCCGACTGGGGTGGGCAAGACTGAAGTGACCCGGCAACTGGCCAAGATCATGGGCATTGAGTTGATCCGCTTCGACATGTCGGAATACATGGAGCGTCATGCAGTCTCGCGGTTAATTGGCGCGCCGCCGGGTTATGTCGGATTCGATCAGGGCGGATTGATGACCGACGCCATCCTCAAACACCCGCATTCCGTTCTATTGCTGGATGAGATCGAAAAGGCCCACCCCGACGTGTTTAACCTGCTGCTACAGGTCATGGATCACGGCACGCTGACCGATAATAACGGACGCAAGGCCGACTTCCGCAACGTCATCATCGTAATGACCACCAATGCTGGCGCGGAGCTGATGGACCGGCCCTCGATTGGCTTCACCAGCCAAGATCACAGCAGCGACGGTATGGAAGCCATCAAGCGCATGTTCTCGCCGGAATTCCGCAACCGGCTGGATGCCGTCGTTCAATTCAAGGCGCTGACGCCCGTTACCATCGCTCAGGTTGTCGACAAGTTCCTAATCGAATTGGAAGCCCAACTGGAGTCGAAGAAGGTCACGCTAGAAGTGGATGCCGAGGGACGGGTCTGGCTAGCCGAACGCGGTTATGATCCCAAGATGGGTGCGCGACCCATGTCACGGATTATTCAGGAAAACATCAAACGCTGTCTTGCCGAAGAGTTGCTCTTCGGTCGGTTGGTGAACGGCGGACATGTCGTCGTTACAGTGCGCAATGGTGAACTGGAAGTGGAGATCGCTGAGGAGGAGGCAATACCGTAG
- the clpS gene encoding ATP-dependent Clp protease adapter ClpS, whose product MSKEYSSSPDQDRDLAVEPAKPALKQPPLYKVILLNDDYTPMDFVVRILEHFFAMSREKATQVMLHVHTRGRGVCGVFTHDIAETKVAQVNEFSRRHQHPLLCTMEEA is encoded by the coding sequence ATGAGTAAGGAATATTCATCGTCCCCTGATCAAGACCGCGACCTCGCCGTTGAACCGGCGAAACCCGCGCTCAAGCAGCCGCCGCTCTATAAGGTGATCCTGCTCAACGATGACTATACTCCCATGGATTTCGTGGTGCGGATTCTCGAACACTTTTTCGCAATGAGCCGTGAGAAAGCCACGCAAGTGATGCTGCATGTTCACACTCGCGGCCGCGGGGTGTGTGGCGTCTTCACTCACGATATTGCGGAAACCAAGGTGGCGCAGGTGAATGAATTTTCCCGCCGACATCAACATCCGTTGTTATGCACCATGGAAGAAGCCTAA
- a CDS encoding osmoprotectant NAGGN system M42 family peptidase: MQTLLDQTYLLDMMSRLLATHSPSGMTDEIVHIVCLELMALDIPFSLTRRGAIRADLEGARHSPDRAIVSHLDTLGAMVKQLKPNGRLEVVPIGTWSARFAEGARVTIYCDGGWRYRGTLLPCKASGHTFNEEVDTQSISWLNLELRVDERCNRPEDLQALGINVGDTIAIDSQLEISNSGFINARHLDDKAGVAVLLAVARAVRHCGLRLPVDCHLLFTISEEVGVGASHILHGDVAELVSIDNGTIAPGQNTCEYGVTIAMQDSSGPFDWHLTRHLLGLCKTYGIEHSRDVFRYYRSDAAAALEAGNDIRTALTCFALDASHGYERTHVDSLLALGELLLAYIQSRPLFQRDAQPLGPMGDFPAPGT, encoded by the coding sequence ATGCAGACTCTTCTTGATCAAACCTACTTGCTGGACATGATGAGCCGGTTGCTCGCTACGCACAGCCCCTCCGGCATGACTGATGAAATCGTGCATATCGTGTGTCTGGAACTGATGGCGCTGGACATTCCCTTCAGTCTGACCCGGCGCGGGGCCATCCGCGCCGATTTGGAAGGCGCGCGCCATAGCCCGGATCGGGCTATCGTCTCCCATCTGGATACGCTGGGCGCGATGGTCAAGCAATTAAAACCGAATGGGCGGCTGGAAGTCGTGCCCATTGGCACCTGGTCGGCGCGCTTCGCCGAGGGCGCGCGCGTTACCATCTACTGTGACGGCGGTTGGCGCTATCGCGGTACATTGCTACCCTGCAAGGCTTCCGGCCATACCTTCAACGAGGAAGTCGACACTCAGTCAATTAGCTGGCTCAATCTGGAATTGCGCGTCGATGAACGGTGCAATCGTCCAGAAGATTTGCAAGCCTTGGGCATTAACGTTGGCGACACCATCGCCATCGACTCGCAACTGGAAATCAGTAATAGCGGGTTTATCAACGCCCGGCATCTGGACGACAAGGCCGGCGTCGCGGTGTTGTTGGCGGTTGCGCGCGCCGTGCGGCATTGTGGCCTCCGCCTGCCGGTGGATTGCCATCTACTGTTCACGATTTCCGAAGAAGTTGGCGTTGGCGCCTCCCACATCCTGCACGGCGACGTGGCGGAACTGGTCTCCATCGATAATGGCACCATCGCCCCAGGACAAAATACCTGCGAATACGGGGTGACCATCGCCATGCAGGATTCGTCGGGTCCTTTCGACTGGCATCTGACCCGACACTTGCTCGGTCTGTGTAAAACGTATGGTATTGAGCACAGCCGGGATGTCTTCCGCTACTACCGCAGCGACGCGGCGGCGGCGCTGGAAGCCGGCAACGACATCCGCACCGCGCTCACTTGCTTTGCTCTCGATGCTTCCCACGGTTACGAGCGCACCCACGTCGACTCATTGTTAGCGCTGGGCGAACTGCTGCTCGCCTACATTCAGAGCAGGCCGCTGTTTCAACGGGATGCGCAACCACTCGGTCCAATGGGCGACTTTCCCGCGCCGGGAACCTGA
- the ngg gene encoding N-acetylglutaminylglutamine synthetase has product MTVKASRIENPMDPVCMATLKHWGELPAHTTLEDMRSEATVDCGWGRLIFGQTFASADRLAREICREAPGRRDVALYIRDPHVVVALDPQQLFLDPSHTFRLPLRDATLDISEDRGWRIRQITEGADTAQDETAINRLYQVRGMVPVRDGFLNHNLRNSALAILVAETDDSGEILGVVTGVDHVLAFNDPDQGASLWSLAVDPQCLYPGIGASLVKALAAFFQARQRTYLDLSVMHDNAEAIALYQKLGFQRVPVYCVKHKNPINEKLFVGPDRYSDLNIYARIIIDEARRRGIAVDILDAQHGYFRLSQGGRSITCRESLCELTSAIAMSRCDDKRVTRNVLTASGLRMPAQILADDPETVRDFLAHHQRVVVKPARGEQGHGVQVDLRTPDTVEAAITNARRFCDDVIVEEMVDGEDLRIIVIGYQIVAAATRRPAEITGDGHQNIRTLIEKQSRRRQAATGGESHIPVDTETLRCIEATGYTLDSVLPAGQRLRVRKTANLHTGGTIHDVTDQVHPQVREVAEQAARALEIPVVGFDFMVPDLAGEPYAIIEANERPGLANHEPQPTAQRFVDLLFPHSRIEH; this is encoded by the coding sequence ATGACTGTCAAAGCATCGCGGATCGAAAACCCGATGGATCCGGTCTGCATGGCGACCCTCAAGCACTGGGGAGAATTGCCTGCACACACCACGCTGGAAGACATGCGCTCGGAAGCGACCGTGGATTGCGGCTGGGGTCGACTGATCTTCGGCCAGACCTTCGCCTCGGCGGATCGGCTGGCGCGAGAAATTTGCCGCGAAGCGCCCGGACGCCGGGATGTAGCGCTGTACATCCGCGACCCTCATGTGGTCGTCGCGCTCGACCCACAACAACTGTTCCTCGATCCCTCCCATACGTTCCGCCTGCCCCTACGCGATGCGACCCTCGACATCAGCGAAGACCGGGGCTGGCGCATTCGCCAAATCACCGAGGGCGCGGATACCGCTCAGGACGAAACGGCGATTAACCGTCTCTACCAGGTGCGCGGCATGGTGCCGGTGCGAGACGGTTTCCTCAACCACAATCTGCGTAATTCCGCGCTGGCGATCCTGGTCGCCGAAACGGACGACAGCGGCGAAATTCTGGGGGTCGTCACCGGCGTCGATCATGTCCTGGCTTTCAACGATCCCGATCAGGGCGCCAGTCTGTGGTCGCTGGCGGTCGATCCGCAATGCCTCTACCCTGGGATTGGCGCCAGCCTGGTTAAAGCATTGGCTGCTTTCTTCCAGGCGCGGCAACGCACCTATCTCGATCTATCCGTGATGCACGATAACGCCGAAGCCATCGCCCTCTACCAGAAACTGGGTTTCCAGCGGGTGCCGGTGTACTGCGTCAAGCACAAGAACCCGATTAACGAGAAACTGTTCGTGGGTCCCGACCGCTACAGCGATTTGAACATTTATGCGCGCATCATCATCGATGAAGCCCGCCGGCGTGGCATCGCCGTGGACATTCTGGATGCGCAACATGGCTATTTCCGCTTGAGCCAGGGCGGACGCAGCATCACCTGCCGCGAATCCCTGTGCGAGCTGACTTCAGCGATCGCCATGAGCCGCTGTGATGACAAGCGCGTGACGCGCAATGTGCTGACAGCTTCTGGACTGAGGATGCCCGCGCAGATTCTCGCAGACGACCCAGAAACCGTCCGGGACTTTCTGGCCCACCATCAACGGGTCGTGGTCAAACCCGCTCGTGGGGAGCAAGGTCATGGCGTTCAGGTCGATTTGCGCACCCCAGACACGGTCGAGGCGGCGATTACCAACGCCCGGCGCTTCTGCGACGACGTGATCGTGGAAGAAATGGTGGATGGCGAGGACCTGCGCATCATCGTCATCGGTTACCAGATCGTCGCCGCCGCCACGCGCCGTCCGGCGGAAATTACCGGTGATGGCCACCAGAACATTCGTACCCTGATTGAGAAACAAAGTCGCCGGCGTCAGGCCGCCACCGGCGGTGAAAGCCATATCCCGGTGGACACAGAAACCTTGCGCTGCATCGAAGCGACGGGCTACACGCTGGACTCAGTGCTACCCGCCGGCCAGCGCCTGCGGGTGCGCAAAACCGCCAATTTGCACACCGGCGGCACCATCCATGATGTGACCGACCAAGTGCATCCCCAAGTGCGAGAGGTCGCCGAACAAGCCGCTCGCGCCCTGGAAATTCCTGTTGTCGGCTTCGACTTCATGGTTCCCGATCTGGCGGGCGAACCATACGCCATTATCGAAGCCAACGAACGGCCAGGGCTGGCCAACCATGAGCCGCAACCGACCGCCCAGCGCTTTGTCGATCTTCTTTTTCCCCACTCCCGGATCGAGCACTAA
- a CDS encoding PEP-CTERM sorting domain-containing protein — protein MPRATKSSLMKGAMSLVPHTLLKISTASLSFILGIFITYPVNAALVDLTSWTAEGSGNWTIAANTQSVFQSTNGLPTVFYSDFNGQGTALSGKIKVETTSDDDFIGFVLGFDPGEITSNSTDFILIDWKQANQSLFGCTGLRGLAISHVTGGLPDSAASWCHNGSTTELARATNLGSTGWADNTEYSFDLIFTATNIQVMVNGVTELNISGSFSDGRFGFYNYSQQSVRYSAIEEDVLPPSTGIPEPGTVGLLGLGLAGMICFGRKRRYY, from the coding sequence ATGCCTCGGGCGACGAAGAGTAGTTTGATGAAGGGGGCAATGAGTTTGGTTCCACATACCTTGCTAAAAATCAGCACAGCCAGCTTGAGCTTCATATTAGGGATATTTATTACATATCCGGTCAATGCAGCGCTTGTAGACCTCACTTCCTGGACTGCCGAGGGCAGTGGAAACTGGACGATCGCTGCCAATACCCAGTCGGTTTTTCAATCTACCAATGGTCTACCGACAGTCTTCTATTCGGATTTTAACGGTCAGGGCACGGCGCTGTCGGGCAAGATCAAAGTAGAGACAACCAGTGATGATGACTTCATCGGTTTTGTTCTGGGATTCGATCCCGGTGAAATTACGAGCAATTCTACTGATTTCATTCTCATCGATTGGAAGCAAGCAAACCAAAGTCTTTTTGGTTGCACCGGCCTTCGAGGTCTAGCAATTTCACATGTCACCGGAGGTTTACCTGATAGCGCTGCTTCATGGTGCCACAATGGCTCCACGACCGAATTAGCGCGCGCCACTAACCTCGGCAGTACGGGTTGGGCCGATAATACCGAGTATAGTTTTGACCTGATTTTCACCGCTACCAATATCCAGGTGATGGTCAATGGGGTGACTGAACTAAATATTAGTGGCAGCTTTAGTGATGGCCGATTCGGTTTCTATAATTACTCACAGCAATCAGTGCGTTACTCGGCGATTGAGGAAGACGTATTACCACCTTCTACCGGCATCCCCGAACCCGGCACCGTAGGGCTGCTGGGTCTGGGGCTTGCCGGGATGATTTGCTTCGGGCGTAAACGGAGGTATTACTGA
- a CDS encoding CZB domain-containing protein has translation MNMQQPINQYINAHLQWIEKLTTAIYGGQIPERNTASVDNACALGKWIHSEEVLYKNNNEFNELIEKHRQFHIAVGQIIDLVQVGKMDEAKFEMTSGKFRQLSREVINLLSKLRRSFNK, from the coding sequence ATGAATATGCAGCAACCTATAAATCAATATATTAATGCCCATTTACAATGGATAGAAAAACTGACTACCGCGATTTATGGCGGACAGATTCCAGAGCGAAACACAGCGAGTGTGGACAATGCTTGTGCTCTTGGAAAATGGATACATAGCGAAGAGGTATTATATAAAAATAATAATGAATTCAATGAATTAATAGAAAAACACAGGCAGTTTCATATTGCCGTCGGCCAAATAATTGACTTGGTGCAAGTTGGCAAAATGGATGAAGCGAAATTTGAAATGACTTCTGGTAAGTTCAGGCAACTCTCTAGAGAGGTAATAAACCTGCTTTCAAAGTTGCGCAGATCTTTCAATAAGTAG
- a CDS encoding slipin family protein encodes MLGYKRVVIAQNERGLHLYDRRLADILEPGVYRWFDPLRHHEVQRYDLTVAEFNHPWLDVLLRNEPTLVERHFQIVETGEQQVGLIYKNGRLEGVLPPATRQVYWRGPVEVKVEMLDIGVDYALSRAHAALLARPSATLARSLSGFILTAEVEDHHIGLLLVDGELARTLPPGLHAFWRFNRAIKVETIDLRLQTVEVSGQEILTRDKVSLRVNLSAVYRIADPVKARSELGNIAEYLYRTLQFGLRQAIGAQPLDGLLGDKDELDRVVRNYVAERVELHGLALETVGVKDVILPGEMKDILNQVVTAEKAAQANVIRRREEVAATRSLLNTAKLMEENPILLRLKELEALEKVVDKVERLTVFGGLDGVLRDTVRINLPPH; translated from the coding sequence ATGTTGGGTTACAAGCGAGTCGTTATTGCCCAAAACGAGCGTGGGCTGCACCTCTACGACCGCCGGTTGGCGGACATTCTGGAACCGGGCGTCTACCGCTGGTTCGACCCGCTGCGTCATCATGAAGTGCAGCGTTACGACCTGACCGTGGCTGAATTCAACCACCCGTGGCTGGACGTATTGTTGCGCAACGAACCAACCCTGGTGGAGCGGCATTTCCAGATTGTGGAGACCGGCGAACAGCAGGTGGGCCTGATTTACAAGAACGGTCGTCTGGAAGGCGTGTTGCCGCCGGCGACCCGGCAGGTCTACTGGCGCGGTCCGGTCGAGGTGAAGGTGGAGATGCTGGATATCGGCGTCGATTACGCTCTGTCCCGGGCGCACGCAGCGCTGCTGGCGCGACCCTCGGCGACGCTGGCCCGGAGCCTGAGCGGTTTTATCCTGACGGCTGAGGTCGAGGATCATCACATCGGCCTGTTGCTGGTCGACGGCGAACTGGCGCGCACCCTGCCGCCGGGTTTGCACGCCTTCTGGCGCTTCAATCGGGCGATCAAGGTTGAAACCATCGATCTGCGCTTGCAGACTGTCGAAGTTTCTGGCCAGGAAATTCTGACCCGGGACAAGGTTAGTTTGCGGGTGAACCTGTCGGCGGTGTATCGGATCGCTGATCCGGTCAAGGCGCGCAGTGAATTGGGCAACATCGCCGAGTACCTGTACCGCACCTTGCAGTTTGGTTTGCGCCAAGCCATCGGCGCGCAGCCGCTGGATGGATTGCTCGGCGACAAGGATGAACTGGATCGAGTGGTGCGCAACTACGTCGCTGAGCGCGTCGAGCTACACGGCCTGGCTTTGGAAACGGTTGGCGTCAAGGATGTGATTCTGCCCGGTGAGATGAAGGATATTCTCAACCAGGTGGTGACCGCGGAGAAGGCGGCGCAGGCCAACGTGATCCGCCGGCGTGAGGAAGTCGCCGCCACCCGTTCGCTGCTCAACACGGCGAAGTTGATGGAAGAAAACCCGATTCTGTTGCGCCTGAAGGAACTGGAGGCACTGGAAAAAGTGGTGGACAAGGTTGAGCGGCTAACCGTGTTCGGCGGCCTGGATGGCGTGTTGCGCGATACCGTACGCATTAACTTGCCTCCACACTAA
- a CDS encoding MFS transporter, with translation MSGTIAMLLLGLGTLLVGNGLLGTLLGIRARLEGFTNTSIGALMAAYFLGYVIGAFQIPALIRRVGHIRTFAALAALGSASVLCYGLIVHPLAWAILRVVTGFAVLGVYMVVESWLNEQTPHHIRGQVFATYMVVTLVGLAGGQYLILAGDTGTLALFAVASMLFSLGLVPIAATRVHAPQPLATSSVSLMHLFWLAPLAACGAFMAGIVSSAFWSLGAVFAQRVGLSEQGVALFMSATILGGALLQWPIGRLSDHFSRRFILTTVSFSAALVALLALQIMYESLAALTACAFLYGGLMFSVYSLSVALMNDRLSTPGEVLDATRGLLLIFGIGSIAGPAIGGPLMDWFGPGTIPAYSAATLSLLGFLGLVRLVWAKPIPLIQQGRFVPMVRTTPVVLEMLPQTDMQPEPDLPPPTESLKQC, from the coding sequence ATGTCTGGCACCATTGCCATGCTCTTACTAGGTCTGGGTACGCTGCTGGTGGGGAATGGCCTGTTGGGTACGCTGTTGGGTATTCGGGCGCGGCTGGAGGGTTTTACCAATACCTCGATTGGGGCGCTAATGGCGGCTTATTTTCTGGGCTATGTGATCGGCGCCTTTCAAATCCCGGCGCTGATCCGGCGCGTGGGCCACATCCGCACCTTTGCCGCGCTTGCAGCGCTTGGCTCGGCATCGGTCCTATGCTACGGCCTGATCGTTCACCCCCTGGCCTGGGCGATATTGCGGGTCGTGACTGGCTTTGCCGTGCTGGGCGTTTATATGGTGGTGGAAAGCTGGCTGAATGAGCAGACGCCGCATCACATTCGCGGCCAAGTCTTTGCAACATATATGGTGGTGACGCTGGTGGGTCTGGCGGGCGGACAATATCTGATCCTGGCCGGGGACACCGGCACGCTGGCGCTGTTCGCGGTGGCCTCCATGCTGTTCAGTCTGGGACTGGTGCCGATCGCTGCAACTCGCGTCCATGCGCCTCAACCGCTGGCGACTTCATCGGTCAGCCTGATGCATCTGTTCTGGTTGGCCCCCCTGGCGGCGTGCGGCGCGTTCATGGCCGGCATTGTCAGCAGCGCGTTCTGGAGTCTGGGCGCAGTGTTCGCGCAGCGAGTCGGCTTGTCCGAGCAAGGCGTCGCCCTGTTTATGAGCGCCACCATTCTGGGCGGCGCGCTGCTGCAATGGCCAATTGGCCGGCTGTCAGATCATTTCAGCCGGCGCTTTATTCTCACTACGGTAAGCTTTTCCGCTGCTTTGGTCGCCTTACTGGCGTTGCAGATCATGTATGAATCGCTGGCCGCGCTGACCGCTTGCGCCTTTCTGTACGGTGGTCTGATGTTCTCGGTCTACAGTTTGAGCGTGGCGCTGATGAACGACCGCTTGAGTACGCCGGGGGAAGTGCTGGACGCCACGCGCGGTTTGTTGCTGATCTTCGGCATTGGTTCGATTGCTGGCCCAGCGATTGGCGGTCCGTTGATGGACTGGTTTGGACCCGGCACGATTCCCGCTTACTCTGCTGCTACGCTGAGTTTGCTCGGTTTTCTGGGACTGGTGCGTCTGGTTTGGGCCAAGCCGATTCCGCTCATTCAGCAGGGCCGGTTCGTGCCAATGGTGCGCACCACACCGGTGGTCTTGGAAATGTTACCGCAGACCGATATGCAACCGGAACCGGATTTGCCGCCGCCGACTGAATCCCTGAAGCAGTGCTGA
- a CDS encoding NAD(P)-dependent alcohol dehydrogenase, producing MIRAYAAHEAKGKLTPFEYDPGELKPDQVELDVIACGICHSDLSVLNNEWQNSIYPLVPGHEVVGTVAQVGGNVKHLKVGDTVGLGWFSGSCMTCDQCMGGNHNLCASNEQTMIGRFGGFADKVRCNAEWAVLLPASVDAKKAGPLFCGGITVFNPIVQFDVKPTDRVGVVGIGGLGHLAIQFLNKWGCEVTAFTSSDSKRAEALSMGAHQVVNSRDDGQLEKIAGSLDFILSTVNVDLNWPAFLNVLGPKGRLHTVGAVLTPIPVAAFSLIIGQKSVSGSPLGSPATMRKMLEFCARHQIAPVTEFFPMSQVNEALAHLEAGKARYRVVLENDFA from the coding sequence ATGATTCGAGCCTACGCTGCACACGAAGCCAAGGGTAAACTCACGCCATTTGAGTACGATCCTGGCGAACTGAAGCCGGATCAAGTCGAGTTGGATGTCATCGCCTGCGGCATTTGTCATTCCGACCTCTCGGTCCTGAATAACGAGTGGCAAAACAGCATCTATCCTCTGGTGCCGGGTCACGAGGTTGTCGGAACCGTCGCCCAGGTTGGCGGCAACGTCAAGCATCTCAAGGTCGGCGATACAGTGGGCCTGGGCTGGTTCAGCGGCAGTTGCATGACTTGTGACCAGTGCATGGGCGGCAATCACAATCTCTGCGCCAGCAACGAGCAAACGATGATCGGCCGCTTTGGTGGTTTTGCCGACAAGGTGCGTTGTAATGCGGAATGGGCTGTCCTGCTGCCTGCTAGCGTGGATGCAAAGAAAGCCGGCCCCTTGTTCTGTGGCGGCATCACCGTCTTCAACCCCATCGTTCAATTCGATGTAAAACCCACCGACCGGGTCGGCGTGGTGGGCATTGGTGGCCTGGGGCACCTGGCGATCCAGTTTCTGAACAAGTGGGGCTGCGAGGTCACGGCGTTCACCTCCAGCGATTCCAAGCGCGCTGAAGCCCTGAGCATGGGCGCGCACCAGGTCGTCAATTCCCGCGATGATGGGCAACTGGAGAAAATCGCTGGTTCGCTGGATTTCATCCTGTCGACGGTCAACGTCGACCTGAACTGGCCAGCGTTTCTGAATGTTCTCGGGCCGAAAGGACGGCTGCATACGGTTGGAGCGGTACTAACACCCATTCCGGTCGCTGCGTTTTCGCTGATCATTGGCCAGAAAAGCGTATCCGGTTCGCCGCTTGGTTCCCCGGCGACGATGCGCAAGATGCTAGAATTCTGCGCCCGTCATCAGATCGCGCCGGTGACTGAATTCTTCCCGATGAGTCAGGTCAACGAAGCGCTGGCGCATCTGGAAGCCGGCAAGGCGCGCTATCGCGTTGTGCTGGAAAACGACTTCGCTTAA